Genomic window (Sulfurovum riftiae):
GTCATCATGGAAGAGTGGGATGTTGTCCCTTTTGGACAGCGTACCATTGCAGATGCGATTGCCTTATGCCAGGAGAATGAAGAGCTTGATTTTGAAGATACGATTCAATGTTTATGCGCAAAAGAGATGGGATGTTCTTATCTGATCACGTCAGATAAGTTTTTTGTAGAGTGTGGTGTCAAGGTTGTAGATGTAAATACATTCCTGACACTCAATCGTGAAAATGAAAAATAAAAGAATGATGAAATCATGACAGTTTATGGTACAAAAATTAAAAGTATATATCAATGATCGCTTACAATCACTATATTAAATTTATTCCGGAATTGGAGAATGATAAGAAGGTTGAGGGATCGTTTGACGATGTGGTTACGGTGAGAGAGAGTTCACTTGAGAATTTGCCTAAAGATTTAACCTACGAGATAACATTTTTTAACAACCAAGGTCGTGATTTAACACATTATTCAGACAGGGAGTTTGCTCGAACTGAAAAAGATCAACTTTGGGCTTTTGAAGTGAAAGGTGTAGTAACTTTCATTTGGTACAGTGGCACTTTGAATATAGAGTATATTCCCCATGAAAATTTTACAGATGAATTACTAGAATACTGGTGTTTACATCTTATGTTACCAGTATTTTTTACTATAGAAGGAAAATATGATTTCTTACATGCTGGTGCTGTTGAAGTGGCGGGCAAACCCATACTTTTTATGGCAAACTCTTTTGGTGGAAAATCGACTATGACGGATTTTTTCTTGAAACAAGGGCACACACTGGTGTCTGATGATAAAGTTGGAATTTTTAGTAAGCAAGGAAATTTCTTTTTAGTACCTTCTCATCCTCATCATCGACCATATCGTGATAGGGAAACACTTGGTTATTTTTTTAAAAACATACTAAATGAACCAAAAAAAATTCATATAATATATGAACTTGAACGTACTGAAGCAGATGCATTGATTGAAATTACTGAACTTAATGGAATTGAAAAATTCAAATCATTACGATTTGGCAGTGAAATCAATCTTTATTTTCTTAAGGATAAACGCTTTATATTTTTGACAGATATGGCTAAAAAGATACCAGTTTTTAAAGTAATGGTACCATGGAATATTGATCGCCTGGAAGAGGTACATAATATGATCTGTTCACATACTGAAAATTTTAATAAATA
Coding sequences:
- a CDS encoding type II toxin-antitoxin system VapC family toxin, with the translated sequence MQLVYFDTNIVLDILDSKRKNHHKIEPLLQKVIENNMKIVISEDSLTTIYYIAKEKQKVLHFFSVIMEEWDVVPFGQRTIADAIALCQENEELDFEDTIQCLCAKEMGCSYLITSDKFFVECGVKVVDVNTFLTLNRENEK